From Paralcaligenes sp. KSB-10:
GGTGTTGCCGCATAAAGGCGATTTGCCGGCAGGAACATGCTGGCTCAGAAAGGCCAGCAGTTGTTCTTCGGCCTGCTCTTCGGTAAGCGTCGAAGCCTTGACCTTGTCGATCAGCCCGCTTTTACCGTGGGTGGACTGATTCCATTTGTCCATGCCGTCAAGCAGGGCATCGTTCTGATGTATAACCAATACCGGACCTTCCGCCACCACGGTCAGATCCGGCTCCGTCACCACTACCGCCACTTCGATAATGCGTTCTTTTTCCGGATCCAGCCCCGTCATTTCCATGTCGAGCCATACCAAACGCTGAGCATTAACCGCCATATAATTCATCCTCAAAAAAGAGATTTTCGCATACGCGCCCGATATATATGTTCACATTGCTGTTTATTGCCTTTCTGCTGATCGATATTGCCCTGCG
This genomic window contains:
- the orn gene encoding oligoribonuclease; this translates as MAVNAQRLVWLDMEMTGLDPEKERIIEVAVVVTEPDLTVVAEGPVLVIHQNDALLDGMDKWNQSTHGKSGLIDKVKASTLTEEQAEEQLLAFLSQHVPAGKSPLCGNTISQDRRFMVKYMPRLEAYFHYRNLDVSTLKELSLRWKPEVYKSFVKKSRHEALADIYESIDELKHYREHFIKL